The DNA sequence ACGGGGTGGATACTCTCATGTCAGCGTTTACGCTACAAGCACCGGAACCATCGCATCAATTCACGGCATCGATCAACTGATGCACAATCCCGGAGCGCCCACGTGGGTACCTTCTCGTGAGATCGGTGATCGTATCGTCGAGGTTGGAACGTATCGGTCTCGCATCGGCAACCTCATGGCGACCGGCGAAACCGCTGCGATCGCGCAAGATAGAGCGATTAGCGCTTCGAGGTCAATATCAGTGCAAATCTCAACAGGCGGAAATACGCATGTTTAAGAAAGGGCCAAAAGTCACGTCTTACATTCTGCTAGTGGCAATAACTATTAGCGGAATCTCTACCTTTATGATTTATCCTCTACTGGTCTTTCGCCTATTAGACGTTGGGGCCAGTATTGGTGAGATTGGATTAATTTTAGGAGCATTATCAGGCACCGGAAGAGTTTGCTCTTTCATCATAGGAAGCGCGAACAACAGATTTGGTTCTAAGCTAACCGTATGTTCCGGTATCTTCGTCAGGATTATCGGCATTTCGGTATTTGCTTTTGAGTCACATATATACTCATATATCATATTATCAGCGCTGGCCTCAATAGGTTCATCAGCCTCCGCTTTGGGTATTAAGACAGAGTTGCTACGCCAATCTGCCGAAAGAAAGCTCATAACGATGCGCTCAATGGCGATCAACTCAGGTGCGATTGTAGGCCCAGCGCTTGGAGCTGCACTCTACCACATTTTTAGCTTCCATATCATTCTCTATATATCAATTGGCACTTACGCCATTCTTGGAACGATTCTAACTCTCACTTATTTTTCACCACCGGAGTCTACTTCTTTTGCCGACAGTCACTACGAGGTAAACCTGAACAAATATTCGAGTTATATCTACATAACTCTCATAGCCTCTGCTTATTGGGCAATATATTCACAATGGGCAATTATTGTTCCACTCATATCTACACAAGCCTTGGGTTATGAGGAAGCTTCAAACTTAGTATACATGGCAAATGCAGTCATCGTGCTCACCCTACAATATCCATTGGTCGTTGTAGCCCTTAAATCCGTCAAAGATAGTACCATTTTACTACTCGGATTTTCTGTGTTTCTTGCTAGTTTCGCCGCACTTTTCATTCCCTCGTCAGTTTTCATGCTAGCTCTATTCTGTATCGGGTTCTCCATTGCCGAACTGTTGGTTAGCCCCACTTTAGATTCCCAAACAGCGAAAGTTGCACCAGCCGGTTTAGGCCTTACTCGGGCCTATGGACTACAGGACACAATTACAGGAATTTTCTCGATCGGTGGCTCTTCAATAGGCGGATTAGCAATAGAAACTATTGAATCGCCATCTGCAACCGCATTTTTCGGCATGCCTGTAACTGCTATAGCCATTTGTCTCATTGTCATACTTAAGCGATTCACCTACAGGAGGTAATCAAATGCTTCACGCATATATTATTCAACCGCGAATAGAAGTGATATCAGCTTTCATGGAACTTGGATACCGGGTTACCCAGATTCTTGAATCACCCCGTTTTACCCAGGAGGCGTTTCATGAAAAATGCGACTCCATAGTTGTATCAAACATCGGAGACCCTTTTGAACTTGTAGACGCTATCTGCCATCGTGACCCAAACGTAAATGGAACGAATTCGATTTGTATTGGCTTGGGTGACCTTTCCAGCCTCGTTGCCAGTGTCGTCAATGAACTTCTCGGCGTAGACAAGACCACGTTCACTTCTTTATCAACCCTCTTTGTTCTGAAGAACAAGCCATTGCTCAGGAGTTTACTTTCTAGTTCGCTTCCTCAGTACTCGGGCTATTTCCGCGTGGTCTATAGTGTTGATGAGATCAAGGATGCTCTCAGGAAGGTGCGTGGTGGACTTGTTGTCAAGCCTTTTGACGGATCTGGATCGCTCGGCGTCTTTCGCCTGCTATCTGAGGACGACATCATGAAAAACTTGGCACGTTTTAGCTTTCCGGCTTTAGCAGAAGAATTGTTTTCTGGGAGTGAGTATTCTGTCGAGGTTATGACAATTGACGGTCAGCATCAGCCGTTGGCGGTGACTCAAAAGGTGCTTGGTGGAGAGTCTGAAGTCGTTGAGGTCGGACAAATTCAACCTGCTGACATTGATGAGGCTACAAGAATTCGTCTTATAGAGGCGACCACGAGCTTACTGGACGCAATTCACTTTAGTTTTGGATTGAGTCACACTGAAATCATTTTCGATGTAGATACCCCGAAAATTGTAGAGTCCCATGGTCGCGTGGGTGGCGACAGAATTGCTGATCTAATGAGGTTTACGACTGGGCATGATGCTTTCGAGCGGCTCGCATTCGCTATCCTAGAACGCCAGTTCCTTCCAATCGAGCCGATCGCTTCAAGTAGTCGTATCGATTTCGTGAATTTGATGGATTATCGTGGCTCTGATCAGGAATGGAAGGAAGAACTGCTTTCTCACCCAAACGTTTATTCTGCCGAGGTAATCAAACCTGCTGGCGATAGAGGTCCGATTTGGTGTTCAGCCGATCGTCACGCATTTGTTTTATCAGTATTCGGAAGAGACGTCACATAATATAGGTTGTGCTCTTAGTTCTTCAGGAGATTAAATATCCTCCAATCGACAACTTTTCATACCCATTTCGCTCGATTAACCCGGATTAGAAGTGACACTAGGAGGCCCTAACACACTTCACATCGAAGATGGTGTCTTCACCGCTCTTTTGACGCAGGGCAGTACGTTTTGACGCTTTGGATCTCCATTATCCGAGCAATCCTCTGGAAGGCCACTCATCCCCACTGACCGGTTGCCGTCAGGTGAGCCTCACCATGCTCTGCAATCAGACCCCAGACCCCGAACAACAACCAGGAACAGCGAAAACGCCACCCTGGACACGTCCCGGCTGGGCCGGGATTTTTTGTATCCAAAGTGACGTTCTTATGGAGCCGCCTGTGGGAATCGAACCCACGACCTATTCATTACGAGTGAATCGCTCTGCCGACTGAGCTAAGGCGGCCGCGCCTGCCGTTCCACCGTTTCCGGGGCGTGCAGGCAACGGCACAACTGTACTGGAAGGAACGCGCCGAACGCAAACCAAGAGACCCAACAGGGGGATGTCGTCAGTCACGTCCCTACTGGCACATGAGGCCGTCCGCGGGCACACTTCCCTTCACGAAGTAGTCCTCGACGGCACGAACGACACACTGGCTGGCACCGCGACGGTAGGCGGTGTGGTTCCAGCCCTCGACGGAGACGAGGATGCCGCTGGCGAGCTGCCCGGAGAGGCCCTGCGCCATGGAATAGGGCGTCGCCGGATCGTGGGTGGTGCCGATGACGACGATGGGGGCGGCACCCTGAGCGGTGATGCGAGAGCGCTTGGCGTGCTTCGTCGGCCAGGCCTCGAGGGCGGCCGACGGGTAGCCGACGTACTTGCCGAGGATCGGCAGCTCGCTCTTGAGGGTCGCAACCTCGGCGGCCCACTGGTCGATGTTTCCTTCGGGCGAGTAGTCCAGGTTGTTGATCGCGTTGATCGCGTCCGTGGAGTTGTCCTGGTAGGTGCCATCGGGGTTACGCGAGTTGAGGGTGTCGGCAATCGAGAGCAGGCCGCTGCCGTCGCCCTTCTGCCACGCCGCGCCGAACGCCTGGGTGAGCTGCTCCCACCACTGGGTGTTGTACATGGCACCGGTCAGCGCGGTGACTGCCAGGCTTTCGGTGAGGGGGCGCGCAGGGTCATTCGTACGCATCGGACTGTCCTCGAGAGAGTCCAGGAACGAGCGCACGGTCTGAATTCCTTCTTCGAGGCTGCGCCCCATCGGGCACGAGGTCTGGGTCGCGCAGTCGGAAATCCAGTGCTGGAGCGAGGCGTCCAGGCCACGCATCTGGAGGGCCGAGACCTCGTTGACGCTCAGGGTCGGGTCGAGGGCACCGTCGAGCACAAAGCGGCCGACACGTTCAGGGAAGAGACCGGCGTAAATGGCACCGAGAAAGGTGCCGTAGGAGTAGCCGAGCAGGTTCAGGGTCTCCTGCCCGAGGACGGCACGCACCATGTCAAAGTCGCGGGCGGCGCTGACGGTGTCGATGTACTCGAACAGGCTGCCGGAGTGTTCGCGGCATCCCGCCGCGACGGTGCGTGAATCCTCCTGCGCTTCGGCGACCGCCGACTGGGGAGACTCGTCGGCCGTGCCCTCTTCTTCGCCG is a window from the Schaalia odontolytica genome containing:
- a CDS encoding MFS transporter — protein: MAITISGISTFMIYPLLVFRLLDVGASIGEIGLILGALSGTGRVCSFIIGSANNRFGSKLTVCSGIFVRIIGISVFAFESHIYSYIILSALASIGSSASALGIKTELLRQSAERKLITMRSMAINSGAIVGPALGAALYHIFSFHIILYISIGTYAILGTILTLTYFSPPESTSFADSHYEVNLNKYSSYIYITLIASAYWAIYSQWAIIVPLISTQALGYEEASNLVYMANAVIVLTLQYPLVVVALKSVKDSTILLLGFSVFLASFAALFIPSSVFMLALFCIGFSIAELLVSPTLDSQTAKVAPAGLGLTRAYGLQDTITGIFSIGGSSIGGLAIETIESPSATAFFGMPVTAIAICLIVILKRFTYRR
- a CDS encoding alpha/beta hydrolase; translated protein: MKTRSIAAGAVAILAVVAIVLTVIGYYGTQRKGPVPATTASSTAAPIPVQSGSIQSYYEQEIAWGACAEGTFDSFQGVNSSDASEYQCAFLKAPLDWSNPDGDQITLALAIHRSGVEGAPALFVNPGGPGGAVVSALPYYAAQGIGEAVVKAYDIVALDPRGVGDSTPVFCMTDAEKDERNAGEEEGTADESPQSAVAEAQEDSRTVAAGCREHSGSLFEYIDTVSAARDFDMVRAVLGQETLNLLGYSYGTFLGAIYAGLFPERVGRFVLDGALDPTLSVNEVSALQMRGLDASLQHWISDCATQTSCPMGRSLEEGIQTVRSFLDSLEDSPMRTNDPARPLTESLAVTALTGAMYNTQWWEQLTQAFGAAWQKGDGSGLLSIADTLNSRNPDGTYQDNSTDAINAINNLDYSPEGNIDQWAAEVATLKSELPILGKYVGYPSAALEAWPTKHAKRSRITAQGAAPIVVIGTTHDPATPYSMAQGLSGQLASGILVSVEGWNHTAYRRGASQCVVRAVEDYFVKGSVPADGLMCQ
- a CDS encoding ATP-grasp domain-containing protein, translated to MLHAYIIQPRIEVISAFMELGYRVTQILESPRFTQEAFHEKCDSIVVSNIGDPFELVDAICHRDPNVNGTNSICIGLGDLSSLVASVVNELLGVDKTTFTSLSTLFVLKNKPLLRSLLSSSLPQYSGYFRVVYSVDEIKDALRKVRGGLVVKPFDGSGSLGVFRLLSEDDIMKNLARFSFPALAEELFSGSEYSVEVMTIDGQHQPLAVTQKVLGGESEVVEVGQIQPADIDEATRIRLIEATTSLLDAIHFSFGLSHTEIIFDVDTPKIVESHGRVGGDRIADLMRFTTGHDAFERLAFAILERQFLPIEPIASSSRIDFVNLMDYRGSDQEWKEELLSHPNVYSAEVIKPAGDRGPIWCSADRHAFVLSVFGRDVT